The DNA window TCCAATCGATGCCTTCCTGAAGGACGCGCAAGCCGACCTCGGTGTCACCCCTGCTCCGATCGCCGACCGGCGCACGCTGATCCGGCGGGTGACCTACAGCCTCACCGGACTGCCGCCCTCACCCGAGGATGTCGATGCATTCCTGAACGATACACGGAACGACAGCGACGCCTTCACCGCGCTCGTCGACCGACTTCTCGATTCACCCCACTACGGTGAAAAGTGGGCACAGCACTGGCTCGACGTCGTCCGCTACGCCGACTCCAGCGGCTTCGCCAACGACTTCGTCCGCGGCAATGCCTGGCGCTACCGCGACTACGTCATCCGCTCGTTCAACGACGACAAACCCTACGATCAGTTCGTGCGTGAGCAGATCGCCGGCGACGAGATCGACCCGAAGAATCCCGAGTTGCTCATCGCATCCGGATTCCTCCGCATGGGACCTTGGGAGCTCACCGCGATGGAGGTTCCGAAGGTCGCGCGACAGCGGTTCCTCGACGACGCCACCGACATCGTCGGCCAGACCTTCCTCGGGCACATGCTCCAATGCGCCCGCTGCCACGATCACAAGTTCGATCCCATCCCGACGCGCGACTACTACTCGATGCAGGCGATCTTCGCGACGACCCAACTCGCCGAGCGCAAGGCGGCGTTTCTTCCGGAGGAAAGCCGGGAAGGATTCGAGGAGCACGAGTGGTGGCTCGGCGCGCGGCGCAAGGGACTGCAGACCCTCGGCGGGGGTGGAGGAAAGGACAAAACGTCGTTGAAGGCAGCTCGAGAATGGCTCATCGACAAGGGTCGCGAAGCCAGGGCCTTCGACTCGGTCGTCGCGCAGTTGACGAAGGAGACAAAACGCGACCCCAAGCTCGATGAGGTTCGCCGCCAGATGGCGCAACAGAAGGTTCACCCCGACCTGATCCCGCCCCCCAAGCCCGGATACACACCCCGTGACTTCGGGATCGAACGCATCATCAAGAAAAGCAACCAACGCCTGAGCTGGGAAACGGACGCGACACAACCCTATGCGCTCTCCGTTTACAGCGGACGAACTCCGTCCCTCAAAGCCGTATTGAACCCACGTCGCGTTCCCAAGAACCCAGAAAAGGACGGCGAACTCGAGGCCACGGCCATTCTGGCGGGCGGCGATCCGTTCTCTCCCACACTTCCCGTGAAACCCTCCGTGCTTCGGGTCGTCAATCACCTCAATCCGGGTCTGAGTGCCGAGATCCCCGAGTCCATTGGCGGCCGTCGCGCCGCGCTTGCCGAGTGGGTCACCCATCCGGCGAACCCGCTTACACCGCGGGTGATGGTCAACCGTATCTGGCAGGGCCATTTCGGCCGCGCGATTGCCGGCAACCCGAACAACTTCGGAGCGACCGGCCGCAAGCCGACGCACCCGGAACTTCTCGATTGGCTCGCCGCGACCTTCGTCGAGAAGGACTGGTCGGTGAAGGAGATGCACCGCCTCATTCTCACCAGCGAGGCCTACCGCCGAAGCTGCGTGCATCCGGACCCGAAAGCCGTCGAAGACAAGGATCCCGATGGAATGAGCTACGCTGTCTTCACCCCCCGACGGCTGACCGCCGAGGAGCTCCGCGACTCGATGCTTGCCGTCTCCGGCGAACTTAACCCGCGTATCGGCGGCCTTCCCGCCCGTCCCGAGATGAATCTCGAGGCCGCCCTGCAACCGCGTCAGGTGATGGGCAGCTTTGCCGAAGCATGGCAACC is part of the Haloferula helveola genome and encodes:
- a CDS encoding PSD1 and planctomycete cytochrome C domain-containing protein: MFPLSYRSSIASLAAFAALQSCLPGAETPDSGEVLFARDVWPLLSEKCIACHGGEKIKGGLDLRTPESVQAGGDSEEPVLVAGKPDASAIYLASLRTHDFWEPMPPKDNDALTAEQIDSLKRWIAAGAAWPDEGRRAELRRAVSESHRQAGMVTLPEVGGLSPEWTERPYKPEDLWAYQPIRKQQPDHTDSHPIDAFLKDAQADLGVTPAPIADRRTLIRRVTYSLTGLPPSPEDVDAFLNDTRNDSDAFTALVDRLLDSPHYGEKWAQHWLDVVRYADSSGFANDFVRGNAWRYRDYVIRSFNDDKPYDQFVREQIAGDEIDPKNPELLIASGFLRMGPWELTAMEVPKVARQRFLDDATDIVGQTFLGHMLQCARCHDHKFDPIPTRDYYSMQAIFATTQLAERKAAFLPEESREGFEEHEWWLGARRKGLQTLGGGGGKDKTSLKAAREWLIDKGREARAFDSVVAQLTKETKRDPKLDEVRRQMAQQKVHPDLIPPPKPGYTPRDFGIERIIKKSNQRLSWETDATQPYALSVYSGRTPSLKAVLNPRRVPKNPEKDGELEATAILAGGDPFSPTLPVKPSVLRVVNHLNPGLSAEIPESIGGRRAALAEWVTHPANPLTPRVMVNRIWQGHFGRAIAGNPNNFGATGRKPTHPELLDWLAATFVEKDWSVKEMHRLILTSEAYRRSCVHPDPKAVEDKDPDGMSYAVFTPRRLTAEELRDSMLAVSGELNPRIGGLPARPEMNLEAALQPRQVMGSFAEAWQPNIHPKDRHRRSIYVLRIRGQLDPKMEVFNAPSPDLSCEFREASTVTPQVFSLFNSRNSYDRATALAARVKAESSSRQDAVERAFLLVNSRQPTNAETKACLEHWDRMIETHRQADIDFPPLPTEVVREAVEENTGVRFDFVEQLPSHERFVSDKKISDLDPETRGLAELCLVLLNANEFIYLY